A stretch of DNA from Euzebyales bacterium:
GTCGCGGAGGCCGGTCGCGCTCGCCCCCGACACCTGCGCCCGGTCCGGTCGTCGACCCGGACACCTGTATCGATCTCCCCGGGCCCTCGGACATCGATCGCCTGCAGGACGGGAGTTCCGTGGGACCAGGCCCCACGAAGCATAACTGACTGACCGGTCGGTCTGTCAAGGCACGTCCACCGCCACGCCGTCGGCCAGCGCCCGTGCGACCGGCGGGGGCCAGGGGCAGGCGCGGCCGTCACCGTCGATGAAGACCACCACGACGCGGGCAGTCGCGATCAGCGTGTCGCTCGACGCCAGGCGCGCCTCGTAGGTCGCCGACGTCCGCCCGACGCGGGCGACCTCCAGCGTGATCGCGGCCGGCCGGTCGAAGTGCAGCGGCGCGAAGAACTCCGCTTCGAGGCGACGGCGCGGCGTGTAGCCGAACGTGACGTCGACGATGCCGAGATCGCGGTGCAGCTGCGCCTCCGCCGCCTCGACGAAGCGCCACAGCGTGCTGTGGTGCCAGTAGCCGGCGGCATCCGTGTCGATCCACTCCAGCTGACGTTCGAGCGTGACCGTCGCACCCACGTCGCTCCCCGATGTCTTGACACCCCTGACTGACCGGTTAGTCTACGCGACACCCGCCACCGGGACGCATCCCGGTGCCCGGCGGCGGCTGGAGGGCCGTCATGGATCCGCACCGCAACATCAGCCTGCTCACCGACCGCAACCTCGACGCCGGCCGTGCCGACAAGACCGCCCTCATCACGGGCGACGGTGGCCATGTCACCTTCGCCGAGGTGCACGCACTGGCCTCGAGGTTCGCCGCCCGCCTGCGTGACCGCGGCGTCCAGCGCGAGCAGCGCATCGTGCTCGTCATGGACGACACCCCCCGCTTCCACGCGGCGTTCCTGGGCAGCATCCGCGCCGGCGTGATCCCGGTGCCGCTCAACTTCCTCGCCCGAGCGTCGGATTTCGCCTACGCCATGTCCGACGCGTACGCGGCGCTCGCGGTCTCCGACGCCGCGTTCCTGGACAAGGTCGGACCGGAGGCCGAGCGCCTGGGCGTGCCCGTGCTGATCGGCGGCAGCCACGACGCCGACCCCGAGGACTCGGTCGACGCGTGGATCGCCGACGGTACGGACCACGTGGACCCGCTCACCAGCCACCCCGACGACCCGGCGTTCTGGCTGTACTCGTCGGGCTCGACGGGGCGGCCCAAGGGCGTCGTGCACCTCCAGCACGACCTCGCGGTCACCTGCGAGCGGTACGCGGTGGGCGTCCTCCACCTGTCGTCGAAGGACCGCGTGTTCTCGACCACGAAGCTGTTCCACGCCTACGGGCTGGGCAACGGGCTGTCGTTCCCGCTGTACGTCGGTGCAACGGCCGTGCAGATGACCGGACGCCCGACGCCCGACAAGGCGCTGGCCACGATCGAGGCGCACCGGCCGACCGTGCTGTTCTCCGTCCCCGCGCTGTACAACGCGATGCTCGCCCACCCCGACGTCGACACACGCGACCTGTCGAGCGTGCGGCTTGGCGCGTCGGCCGCCGAGGCACTACCGGCCGACGTGTGGCGTCGTTGGCACGACCGCACCGGCACGGAGATCCTCGACGGCATCGGCTCGACCGAGATGCTCCACATCTACTGCTCGAACCGGCCAGGACAGGTGCGACCAGGCTCGTCGGGCACACCGGTGCCCGGCTACGAACTGCAGCTGCGCGACCCGGACGTCGTCGGTGGGGTCCTGGAGGGCGAGGCGGAGGGCGAGCTGTGGGTCAGCGGCGCGAGCGCGCTGGCGTACTACTGGCACAACGACGCCAAGACCCGCCGCGCGCTGCAGGGCCGGTGGTTCTTCTCGGGCGACCGCTACCGGCGGGATGCCGACGGGTGCTACTGGTACGAGGGCCGGGCCGATGACATGATCAAGGTCAAGGGTCTGTGGGTCAGCCCCATCGAGATCGAGAACCGCCTGATCGAGCACGAGGCGGTGCGTGAGGCGGCGGTCGTCGGCGTCCCCCACGACGGGCTCACGACCATCGTGGCTCACGTGATCCTGGCCGAGGGCCACGAAGGTGACGACGAGCTGAGCACCCAGCTGCAGGACTGGTGCAAGGCGGAGCTGCTGCGCTACCAGTACCCGCACCGGATCCACTACGTCGACGACCTGCCACGGACCGCCACCGGCAAGGTGCAGCGCTTCAAGCTGCGCGCGGACGCCTGACGGCCGCCGCATGCTCGACGGGATCACGGTCGTCGACGTCCACCAGCACATCGTGTCCGTCGGCTCGTTGAAGATGCCGTGGGACGAGTGGGCGCCGCCGCACCTCACCGGCCTGCGTCGCGACGAGATCTACCGCCCCGACGGCACCGTCGACCCTCAGCGCTACGTCGCGCACCTCGACGACCAGGGCATCGACGTCGCGCTGCTGATGGCCGAGTACAGCCCGCGGGTCACCGGGCTGCAGACCATCGAGGACATGGTGCCGCTCCGCGACGCCGCACCCGACCGCGTGGTTCTGATCGCCGCCCTCAACCCGCACCTGCACTTTCCTGCGCAGGCCGAGCTGGACCGCCAGCTCGGCCTCGGCGCAGTCGCGCTGAAGCTCCATCCCGTACACGGCGACTACGCGGTCGACCGCCGTGACCTGTACCCGGTGTACGCGCGATGCCGTGATGCCGGCGTGCCCGTCGTCGTCCACTGCGGCACCAGCAACTTCGCTGGCGCCACGAACATCCGCGCGGATCCGGCCCCGCTGCTCAACGTGGTGCGCGACTTCCCGGACCTGCGCCTCGTGCTCGCCCACGGCGGGCGAGGCTGGTTCTACGACCAGGCGGCCTGGATGGCGCTGACGTTCGAGCACGTCTGGATCGAGCTGTCGGGACTGCCGCCCCACCGG
This window harbors:
- a CDS encoding thioesterase family protein — translated: MGATVTLERQLEWIDTDAAGYWHHSTLWRFVEAAEAQLHRDLGIVDVTFGYTPRRRLEAEFFAPLHFDRPAAITLEVARVGRTSATYEARLASSDTLIATARVVVVFIDGDGRACPWPPPVARALADGVAVDVP
- a CDS encoding benzoate-CoA ligase family protein, with amino-acid sequence MDPHRNISLLTDRNLDAGRADKTALITGDGGHVTFAEVHALASRFAARLRDRGVQREQRIVLVMDDTPRFHAAFLGSIRAGVIPVPLNFLARASDFAYAMSDAYAALAVSDAAFLDKVGPEAERLGVPVLIGGSHDADPEDSVDAWIADGTDHVDPLTSHPDDPAFWLYSSGSTGRPKGVVHLQHDLAVTCERYAVGVLHLSSKDRVFSTTKLFHAYGLGNGLSFPLYVGATAVQMTGRPTPDKALATIEAHRPTVLFSVPALYNAMLAHPDVDTRDLSSVRLGASAAEALPADVWRRWHDRTGTEILDGIGSTEMLHIYCSNRPGQVRPGSSGTPVPGYELQLRDPDVVGGVLEGEAEGELWVSGASALAYYWHNDAKTRRALQGRWFFSGDRYRRDADGCYWYEGRADDMIKVKGLWVSPIEIENRLIEHEAVREAAVVGVPHDGLTTIVAHVILAEGHEGDDELSTQLQDWCKAELLRYQYPHRIHYVDDLPRTATGKVQRFKLRADA
- a CDS encoding amidohydrolase family protein; translation: MLDGITVVDVHQHIVSVGSLKMPWDEWAPPHLTGLRRDEIYRPDGTVDPQRYVAHLDDQGIDVALLMAEYSPRVTGLQTIEDMVPLRDAAPDRVVLIAALNPHLHFPAQAELDRQLGLGAVALKLHPVHGDYAVDRRDLYPVYARCRDAGVPVVVHCGTSNFAGATNIRADPAPLLNVVRDFPDLRLVLAHGGRGWFYDQAAWMALTFEHVWIELSGLPPHRLPDYYRAIGFERLAPKCIFGTDFPAIPGLRKNAEAVAGLGLPIHVLERVLWRNASEVYGLDRLPALAARLPH